One genomic segment of Thermodesulfatator atlanticus DSM 21156 includes these proteins:
- a CDS encoding TetR/AcrR family transcriptional regulator, translated as MAKKTKEKEERILKAATKVFAQKGFFNTRVSEIAKEAGVADGTIYLYFRSKYDILMAIFDREFKRIISRTKKELENLPDARAKLERFALLHLSLVEENRDLMELLQIELRQSYKFLKNQQFRRFSEYVNLISKIVREGQKEGIFRKDVKPGIFKRAFFGALDEMSRFWILSPRKKYRVNTAAKQITSFFLEGILTDEARQKL; from the coding sequence ATGGCTAAAAAAACCAAAGAAAAAGAAGAACGCATACTCAAGGCTGCCACCAAGGTGTTTGCCCAAAAGGGTTTTTTTAATACGCGGGTCTCTGAAATTGCCAAAGAAGCAGGTGTTGCTGATGGCACGATTTATCTCTACTTTCGCAGCAAGTACGACATTTTAATGGCCATTTTTGACCGGGAATTTAAGCGCATTATTTCTCGAACCAAAAAAGAGCTAGAGAACCTGCCTGATGCGCGCGCCAAGCTCGAACGCTTTGCTCTTTTGCACCTTAGCTTAGTTGAAGAAAACCGGGATCTTATGGAGCTTTTGCAGATAGAATTGCGCCAAAGTTATAAATTTTTAAAAAATCAGCAATTTCGCAGGTTTTCAGAGTATGTTAACCTCATTTCAAAAATTGTCCGCGAAGGTCAAAAAGAAGGTATTTTCCGTAAAGACGTAAAACCAGGGATTTTCAAAAGGGCTTTTTTCGGAGCCCTTGATGAAATGTCCCGTTTTTGGATTCTTTCACCGCGGAAAAAATATCGCGTAAACACGGCAGCTAAACAGATTACTTCTTTTTTCCTTGAGGGCATTTTGACTGACGAAGCACGACAAAAGTTATAA
- the hisB gene encoding imidazoleglycerol-phosphate dehydratase HisB, with product MKNKIPIEVKRETFETNVRVKLDPFTPGPVKIDTGVGFLDHMLHLFGVHGELSLEIKAKGDTHVDYHHTVEDVGLTLGEALSQALGERKGIARYGEAHIPMEEALAAVYIDLAKRPCFVQKGIIPVEKIGNFDTELVPEFLKALAMSGCFTLHVHFIYGENAHHLVEAGFKALGHALKRALSPLSRDEVLSSKGVL from the coding sequence ATGAAAAATAAAATTCCGATAGAAGTTAAGAGGGAAACTTTTGAAACCAATGTACGGGTTAAACTTGATCCGTTTACCCCAGGCCCAGTAAAAATTGATACGGGGGTGGGTTTTTTAGACCACATGCTTCATCTTTTTGGGGTACACGGAGAATTAAGCCTGGAAATTAAGGCTAAGGGCGATACCCACGTGGACTATCACCACACCGTAGAAGACGTAGGGTTAACCCTTGGTGAGGCGCTCAGTCAAGCCCTTGGCGAACGAAAGGGTATTGCAAGATACGGGGAGGCTCATATTCCTATGGAAGAGGCCCTGGCAGCAGTTTACATAGATTTGGCTAAAAGGCCCTGTTTCGTCCAAAAAGGTATCATTCCGGTGGAGAAAATAGGCAACTTTGATACCGAGCTTGTCCCTGAATTTTTAAAGGCATTAGCCATGAGTGGTTGTTTTACGCTTCATGTTCATTTTATTTATGGTGAAAATGCGCATCATCTGGTGGAAGCTGGTTTTAAGGCCCTGGGGCATGCCCTGAAAAGGGCTCTTTCTCCTCTTAGTCGCGATGAGGTACTTTCATCAAAAGGTGTTTTATAA
- the purD gene encoding phosphoribosylamine--glycine ligase: MKVLVVGGGGREHALCWKLAQSPLVEKVFCAPGNAGIAEDAECVPISVNDFEALADFVKKENISFTVVGPEDPLARGIVDFFEEKGLRIFGPSAKAAQIEGSKVFAKEIMAKYGIPTASFEVFDNPEDALAYLEKRGAPIVVKADGLAAGKGVIVCDTLAQAKEAVQKIMIEKVFGEAGNRVVIEDYLIGEEASFMILTDGQTILPLPSSQDHKPLLDGDKGPNTGGMGAYSPAPIVTPEFEKEIMETIMKPLIEGLAQEGIPYKGVLYAGLMISRGKPYVLEFNCRFGDPECQPLMMRIKSDLAEIIEAALAGKLADKKLELDERASVCVVMASGGYPGKYEKGKEIKGLEEAAQIPGIKIFHAGTAKKDGKYVTNGGRVLGVTAIAEDIPSAIDKAYEAVEKISWDNVHYRTDIGVKALKHLPPEVLIIAASKSDLPIILKTEEILQKFLIPYRITVASSLRAPEKVRSIIKTAEEKGVKVIIAAGGLATHLPGMIASLTTLPVIGLPVAVGTLGGLDALIATVQKPPGVPVATVNINGSQNAAVLAAEILAVCKERIKKRLDKFRQELAEK; the protein is encoded by the coding sequence ATGAAGGTTTTAGTAGTTGGAGGAGGCGGTCGCGAGCATGCCCTTTGTTGGAAATTGGCCCAAAGCCCCCTGGTAGAAAAAGTATTTTGCGCTCCAGGCAACGCAGGCATTGCCGAAGACGCTGAATGCGTACCAATTAGCGTTAACGACTTTGAAGCCCTGGCAGATTTTGTCAAAAAGGAAAATATAAGCTTTACCGTTGTTGGCCCTGAGGATCCTTTGGCCCGGGGTATCGTTGACTTTTTCGAAGAAAAGGGGCTAAGGATCTTTGGCCCCTCTGCTAAAGCAGCCCAGATAGAAGGCAGCAAAGTCTTTGCCAAGGAAATCATGGCCAAATACGGCATCCCCACAGCCTCTTTTGAAGTTTTCGATAACCCCGAAGATGCTCTTGCCTATCTTGAAAAAAGGGGCGCGCCCATTGTTGTAAAAGCAGATGGCCTTGCCGCAGGCAAAGGCGTCATTGTTTGCGACACCTTGGCACAGGCCAAAGAAGCTGTGCAAAAAATCATGATAGAAAAAGTCTTCGGCGAGGCCGGAAACCGTGTGGTCATCGAGGATTATCTCATAGGCGAAGAAGCCTCTTTCATGATCCTTACTGACGGCCAAACCATCTTGCCGCTGCCCTCTTCTCAGGACCACAAACCCCTTCTTGACGGGGATAAAGGCCCCAACACCGGAGGCATGGGGGCTTATTCTCCAGCACCTATAGTTACTCCTGAGTTTGAAAAGGAAATCATGGAAACCATCATGAAGCCCCTTATCGAAGGCCTTGCCCAAGAAGGCATCCCTTACAAGGGTGTCCTTTACGCCGGGCTTATGATCTCTCGAGGCAAACCTTACGTGCTTGAATTCAACTGCCGTTTTGGAGACCCTGAATGCCAGCCCCTTATGATGCGTATTAAAAGCGATCTTGCAGAGATTATCGAAGCTGCCCTTGCCGGAAAACTTGCTGATAAAAAGCTCGAACTCGACGAAAGGGCTTCTGTTTGCGTAGTGATGGCAAGTGGAGGGTATCCCGGTAAATACGAAAAAGGAAAAGAAATAAAAGGCCTTGAGGAAGCCGCCCAGATTCCTGGCATTAAAATTTTTCATGCAGGAACCGCCAAAAAAGACGGAAAATACGTAACTAATGGAGGACGCGTCCTGGGCGTGACTGCTATTGCCGAAGACATCCCCTCAGCCATAGACAAGGCCTACGAGGCCGTAGAAAAAATATCCTGGGATAACGTCCACTACCGTACAGACATTGGGGTAAAAGCCCTAAAGCATCTACCACCAGAAGTCCTGATAATAGCGGCAAGTAAGTCCGACTTGCCAATCATTTTAAAAACCGAAGAGATTTTACAAAAGTTCCTCATCCCTTACCGCATTACCGTGGCTTCTTCTCTGAGAGCTCCAGAAAAAGTGCGCTCCATCATCAAAACAGCCGAAGAAAAAGGGGTAAAAGTCATTATTGCCGCAGGCGGACTTGCAACTCATCTCCCTGGCATGATCGCCTCTCTGACCACTCTACCAGTAATAGGCCTTCCCGTAGCCGTAGGCACGTTAGGAGGTCTTGATGCCCTTATTGCCACGGTACAAAAGCCACCAGGTGTCCCTGTTGCCACGGTAAACATCAATGGCTCTCAAAACGCAGCAGTCTTAGCCGCAGAAATACTTGCTGTTTGCAAGGAAAGGATCAAAAAAAGGCTTGATAAATTCCGGCAAGAATTAGCTGAAAAATAA
- a CDS encoding UDP-glucose dehydrogenase family protein translates to MHIAVIGTGYVGLVSGAGMADFGMNVVCVDIDEEKIAKLKAGEIPFYEPGLKELVHKNVEAGRLSFTTDLSEAVKRALVIFICVGTPPAPDGSADLSAVKAVALSLAETIDEYKVIVTKSTVPVGTNRWIKRLIDENKKNNVKVDIISNPEFLREGCAIEDFMRPDRVVIGGESDHAIAIIKDIYRPLYLAETPFVITDLETAEMIKYASNAFLATKISFINEVATLCDRVGADVITVAQAMGLDPRIGPRFLNPGPGFGGSCFPKDVRALAYLGRQHDHPMHILEAVLTVNERQREVTVEKVRRMCGGELQGKTVAVLGLAFKPNTSDVRESPALDIVTRLIDQGAKIRAYDPIAEEEFKKAKPELSVFYAKDPYEAAENANCLLILTEWNEFRYLDLEKIKNLMAEAAIVDARNIYEPARMQKLGFRYSGMGRGNFSDLT, encoded by the coding sequence ATGCATATTGCGGTGATAGGTACCGGCTATGTAGGGCTTGTTTCCGGAGCCGGTATGGCTGATTTTGGGATGAATGTAGTCTGTGTTGATATCGACGAAGAAAAAATCGCCAAGCTTAAAGCCGGCGAGATTCCTTTTTATGAACCGGGGCTTAAAGAGCTAGTCCATAAAAACGTAGAAGCAGGAAGACTTTCTTTTACCACTGATCTTTCAGAAGCCGTAAAGAGGGCGCTGGTTATTTTCATCTGTGTGGGGACTCCACCTGCCCCTGACGGTTCGGCTGACCTTTCTGCGGTGAAAGCTGTTGCTCTTTCATTGGCGGAGACCATCGACGAATACAAAGTCATTGTTACCAAGAGCACCGTTCCTGTTGGTACTAACCGCTGGATTAAAAGACTCATTGATGAAAACAAAAAGAACAACGTTAAGGTGGACATTATTTCCAACCCTGAGTTTTTGCGCGAGGGATGCGCTATTGAAGATTTTATGCGTCCTGACCGGGTAGTCATTGGCGGTGAGAGTGACCACGCCATTGCCATAATCAAGGACATCTATCGTCCTCTTTATCTGGCAGAGACCCCTTTTGTTATTACGGATCTTGAAACCGCAGAGATGATCAAATATGCCTCGAATGCCTTTTTGGCCACTAAAATAAGCTTTATTAACGAAGTCGCGACCCTTTGTGACCGGGTAGGGGCTGATGTGATCACCGTTGCTCAGGCCATGGGGCTTGACCCGCGCATAGGTCCGCGTTTTCTTAATCCCGGCCCGGGGTTTGGTGGTTCCTGTTTCCCCAAAGATGTTCGTGCGCTTGCTTATCTGGGGCGGCAGCATGACCATCCCATGCATATTCTTGAGGCAGTGCTTACGGTTAACGAGCGCCAACGCGAGGTTACCGTGGAAAAAGTCCGTCGCATGTGTGGTGGTGAATTACAAGGCAAAACAGTAGCGGTATTGGGTCTGGCTTTTAAGCCCAACACCAGTGACGTGCGGGAGTCTCCGGCCTTAGACATTGTAACAAGGCTCATTGACCAGGGCGCTAAGATACGCGCCTACGATCCCATTGCTGAAGAGGAATTCAAAAAGGCGAAACCCGAGCTTTCGGTTTTTTATGCCAAAGACCCGTACGAAGCCGCAGAAAATGCCAATTGTCTGCTTATCCTTACAGAGTGGAACGAGTTTCGTTATCTTGATTTGGAAAAAATAAAAAATCTTATGGCTGAGGCAGCCATCGTGGATGCGCGAAATATATATGAGCCCGCCCGCATGCAAAAACTAGGCTTTCGCTATAGC